Proteins co-encoded in one Alcanivorax sp. genomic window:
- a CDS encoding DUF4124 domain-containing protein has product MNKKTDTMSRISLLLSIALLALASTGTADKFYKWVDENGVTHYGSQAPNDRDASVVNTRANASSDQGEALDALEARRNANQKARKAATQQAEEEQRLETEPDAVAQERCEQHRKNLETLQNKPIVRQENPDTGELEVLGQEEKDKMIEDARQALELCK; this is encoded by the coding sequence ATGAATAAGAAGACTGACACCATGAGCCGAATCAGCCTGCTACTGAGTATTGCCTTGCTTGCCCTCGCCTCCACCGGCACGGCCGACAAGTTCTACAAATGGGTGGATGAAAACGGGGTTACCCATTATGGCAGCCAGGCGCCAAATGACAGGGACGCCAGCGTGGTGAATACCCGCGCCAACGCCAGCTCCGATCAGGGAGAGGCACTGGATGCACTGGAAGCCAGACGCAACGCCAACCAGAAAGCCCGCAAGGCGGCCACCCAACAAGCCGAAGAAGAGCAACGCCTTGAGACCGAGCCCGATGCAGTCGCCCAGGAACGTTGCGAACAGCACCGCAAGAACCTGGAAACCCTTCAGAACAAACCGATCGTGCGGCAAGAGAACCCGGACACCGGCGAACTGGAAGTCCTTGGGCAAGAAGAGAAGGATAAAATGATTGAAGATGCCCGCCAGGCCCTGGAGTTGTGCAAATAG